From Desulfuromonas soudanensis, the proteins below share one genomic window:
- the nuoF gene encoding NADH-quinone oxidoreductase subunit NuoF: MTKHPQVLFKNRLPGETVFIDGFRKTGGYRGLEKALKTMTPAEVRETVKDAGLRGRGGAGFSTGLKWSFFPADQPGPKYLVVNGDEMEPGTYKDRVLLESDPHQVIEGVIIAAYALRVSEAYIFIRFAYERCARNLERAVAEAEAAGFLAGAGGLKIHVHRSAGRYILGEETAQLNGIEGVRPTPRSKPPFPAVKGLFGKPTTVNNVETLACVPHILTGGADWFKGLAQNAGGAGTKLFGLSGHLKTTECFELPVGITLGEVIEIGGGMRGGRPFKACLPGGASTPFLTAAHLDVEMDFDPLSAAGSRFGTAGVTVFEAGTCMVGATLNLLRFFARESCGWCTPCRDGLAMVRWILEEIEEGRGSAELIAMLRDQKRNISGRSFCALAEGAMGPVTGLLEHFEDELEDHVRQGRCPFVKN; the protein is encoded by the coding sequence ATGACCAAGCACCCGCAAGTCCTCTTCAAGAACCGCCTCCCCGGAGAGACCGTCTTTATCGATGGTTTCCGCAAGACCGGCGGCTACCGGGGGCTGGAGAAGGCGCTGAAAACCATGACCCCGGCCGAGGTGCGCGAGACGGTGAAGGACGCCGGACTGCGGGGACGCGGCGGCGCCGGCTTCTCCACCGGGCTCAAATGGTCGTTTTTCCCCGCCGATCAGCCGGGCCCCAAGTACCTGGTGGTCAACGGCGACGAGATGGAGCCGGGGACCTACAAGGACCGCGTCCTTCTCGAGTCCGACCCCCACCAGGTGATCGAAGGCGTCATCATCGCCGCCTATGCCCTCCGGGTTTCGGAGGCCTACATCTTCATCCGCTTCGCCTACGAACGCTGCGCCCGCAACCTCGAGCGCGCCGTCGCCGAAGCGGAGGCCGCAGGCTTTCTTGCCGGCGCCGGGGGGCTCAAGATTCACGTCCACCGCAGCGCCGGGCGCTACATCCTCGGCGAGGAGACCGCCCAGCTCAACGGCATCGAGGGGGTCCGTCCCACCCCCCGCAGCAAGCCCCCCTTCCCGGCGGTCAAGGGGCTCTTCGGCAAACCGACCACCGTCAACAACGTGGAGACGCTGGCCTGCGTCCCGCATATCCTCACCGGCGGCGCCGACTGGTTCAAGGGGCTGGCGCAGAACGCCGGAGGAGCCGGGACCAAGCTCTTCGGTCTCTCCGGACACCTGAAAACAACCGAGTGCTTCGAGCTCCCCGTGGGGATCACCCTCGGCGAGGTGATCGAAATCGGCGGCGGGATGCGCGGCGGCCGCCCCTTCAAGGCCTGCCTCCCCGGCGGCGCCTCGACCCCCTTCCTCACGGCCGCCCATCTCGATGTGGAGATGGATTTCGACCCGCTGAGTGCCGCCGGCAGCCGTTTCGGGACCGCCGGGGTGACCGTCTTCGAGGCCGGAACCTGCATGGTCGGAGCCACCCTCAACCTACTGCGGTTCTTCGCCCGCGAGAGCTGCGGCTGGTGCACCCCCTGCCGCGACGGCTTGGCGATGGTGCGCTGGATTCTCGAGGAGATCGAGGAGGGTCGCGGCAGCGCCGAACTCATCGCCATGCTCCGCGACCAGAAGCGCAACATCTCCGGCCGCTCCTTCTGCGCCCTCGCCGAAGGGGCGATGGGGCCTGTGACCGGGCTCCTCGAGCATTTCGAGGATGAGCTGGAGGATCATGTTCGGCAGGGCCGATGCCCCTTCGTTAAAAACTAG
- the nuoG gene encoding NADH-quinone oxidoreductase subunit NuoG: protein MPTLTIDNQTITVPEGENVLEAARALGIVIPHFCYHEALGAVGACRLCAMKFEDGPVKGIQMSCMILAKDGMVVSTVDPEAAEMRRHLIEWLMMNHPHDCPVCDEGGECQLQEMTIAGGHGIRRYRGKKRTWINQDLGPFVEQEMNRCIQCYRCVRTYQDYCGGDDFGVMGSRDRLFFGRFRDGALQSPFSGNIIDVCPTGVFTSRPFRFRSRSWDLEEADSICPHCSLGCAVVPGARYRQVQRVRAGVNRQTNGFFICDRGRFGYGYVNHPQRPRTPLVDGREATWEEALGAAGRRIESLVAQHGPQSVAFLGSSRASLEANALLREWARTLGTPHLVFESHPERDRAARAATLLGEKSCSLEEIRRSDLAILIGCDPASEAPMLGLALRQAVRSGGQVAAVDPRPILLPFPASRLPLHPERLPTLLSALSGGSLDAFSRAEALFVEGLRQRLAAAKRPVLIGGADLLGEAGVQAFAATVTALCREERPCAGMVTLSGPNSFGGALLSGAAPDFSNLLDAMQEGTIKALITLQADPFLDSGDPGAVEAALPHLELLVALDCTPTETMRRAHIFLPTTTLVEESGTLINNEGRLLPYRQVFSPGTPIAVTGDGDHPPRTFETGTPGDAPRPAWSILGRLQGADDSLEEIRGRLAAADLRLSPLTALPAEGERVRGIGALAAPPAVPLPICRPAGTLALYVVESFVGSGLLESLSAVLDPLRRPAEIHLNSDDAEGLGISDGEAVTLTTVLGRQGVTARTSSALPAGIAILPRLRGSALAPFVPGTRHLYGTVSSGGRP, encoded by the coding sequence ATGCCGACACTGACCATCGACAACCAGACGATCACCGTCCCCGAGGGGGAGAACGTTCTCGAAGCCGCCAGGGCGTTGGGGATCGTCATCCCCCACTTCTGCTACCACGAGGCCCTCGGCGCCGTCGGGGCCTGCCGCCTCTGCGCCATGAAGTTCGAGGACGGCCCGGTGAAGGGGATCCAGATGTCGTGCATGATCCTGGCCAAGGACGGCATGGTCGTCTCCACCGTCGATCCCGAGGCGGCGGAGATGCGCCGCCACCTCATCGAATGGCTGATGATGAACCACCCCCACGACTGCCCGGTCTGCGACGAGGGGGGTGAGTGCCAGCTGCAGGAGATGACCATCGCCGGCGGCCACGGCATCCGCCGCTACCGCGGGAAGAAGCGGACCTGGATCAACCAGGACCTCGGCCCCTTCGTCGAGCAGGAGATGAACCGCTGCATCCAGTGCTACCGCTGCGTGCGCACCTATCAGGACTACTGCGGCGGCGACGACTTCGGGGTCATGGGCTCCCGCGACCGCCTCTTCTTCGGCCGCTTCCGGGACGGGGCCCTCCAAAGCCCCTTCTCCGGCAATATCATCGACGTCTGCCCCACCGGGGTCTTTACCAGCCGACCCTTCCGCTTCCGCAGCCGCTCCTGGGACCTTGAGGAGGCCGATTCCATCTGCCCCCACTGCTCCCTCGGCTGCGCCGTCGTCCCCGGGGCCCGCTACCGCCAGGTGCAACGGGTGCGCGCCGGCGTCAATCGCCAGACCAACGGCTTTTTCATCTGCGATCGCGGCCGCTTCGGCTACGGCTACGTCAACCACCCGCAGCGCCCCCGGACGCCCCTGGTCGACGGCAGGGAAGCGACCTGGGAGGAGGCCTTGGGCGCCGCTGGCCGCCGCATCGAAAGCCTCGTCGCCCAACACGGTCCCCAGAGTGTCGCCTTCCTCGGCTCGTCCCGGGCCAGCCTCGAAGCCAATGCCCTCCTCAGGGAATGGGCCCGGACCCTCGGCACGCCCCATCTGGTCTTCGAATCTCATCCCGAGCGGGACCGGGCGGCGCGCGCCGCCACCCTCCTCGGAGAGAAAAGCTGCAGCCTCGAGGAGATCCGCCGCAGCGACCTGGCGATCCTTATCGGCTGCGACCCGGCCAGCGAAGCGCCGATGCTCGGTCTGGCTCTGCGCCAGGCGGTGCGGAGCGGCGGCCAGGTGGCGGCCGTCGATCCCCGGCCGATTCTCCTCCCCTTCCCGGCCTCCCGCCTCCCCCTCCACCCCGAGCGCCTCCCGACCCTTCTGTCGGCCCTCTCCGGCGGCTCACTCGATGCCTTCTCCCGGGCCGAAGCCCTCTTCGTCGAGGGGCTGCGCCAGCGCCTCGCCGCGGCAAAGCGTCCGGTCCTCATCGGCGGAGCCGACCTTCTCGGTGAGGCAGGGGTGCAAGCGTTTGCCGCCACGGTGACCGCCCTCTGCCGGGAGGAGCGCCCCTGCGCCGGCATGGTCACCCTCTCCGGGCCGAACAGCTTCGGCGGCGCCCTCCTCTCCGGAGCCGCCCCAGACTTCTCTAACCTGCTCGACGCCATGCAGGAGGGGACGATCAAGGCCCTCATCACCTTGCAGGCCGACCCCTTTCTCGATTCAGGGGACCCCGGCGCGGTCGAGGCCGCTCTTCCTCACCTGGAACTCCTCGTCGCCCTCGACTGCACTCCCACCGAGACGATGCGCCGCGCCCATATCTTTTTGCCGACCACCACCCTCGTCGAGGAAAGCGGCACCCTGATCAACAATGAGGGACGACTCCTCCCCTACCGGCAGGTCTTTTCCCCCGGCACCCCCATCGCCGTTACCGGCGACGGAGACCACCCGCCGCGCACCTTTGAGACCGGGACCCCGGGGGACGCGCCCCGGCCGGCCTGGTCGATTCTCGGCCGACTGCAGGGCGCCGACGATTCCCTCGAAGAGATCCGAGGCCGCCTCGCCGCCGCCGATTTGCGCCTCTCGCCCCTGACCGCCCTCCCCGCCGAAGGGGAACGGGTCCGGGGGATCGGCGCCCTGGCCGCGCCTCCGGCCGTCCCCCTCCCGATCTGCCGCCCCGCCGGAACACTGGCTCTCTACGTCGTCGAATCCTTTGTCGGCAGCGGCCTTCTTGAGTCCCTGAGCGCCGTTCTCGATCCTCTGCGCCGGCCGGCGGAAATCCACCTGAACAGCGACGACGCCGAAGGGTTGGGCATTAGCGACGGCGAGGCGGTCACCCTGACCACCGTCCTCGGCCGGCAGGGAGTCACCGCCCGGACCAGCTCCGCCCTCCCCGCCGGGATCGCCATTCTCCCCCGGTTGCGCGGCTCGGCCCTGGCCCCCTTCGTCCCCGGCACCCGTCATCTCTACGGCACCGTCTCTTCCGGAGGGAGGCCATGA
- the nuoH gene encoding NADH-quinone oxidoreductase subunit NuoH encodes MNELLITLALVLVKLLLIFGVVLSLAAYLVLAERRILARMQLRLGPNRVGFFGLLQPLADVIKLLTKEDTVPDRADRFLFLVAPGLAAVTALLAFAVVPFAPPLEIFGRQLPMVVCDLNIGILYFLGLSSLAVYGVALGGWASNSKYALLGAIRGLAQLISYELSMGLSVVPVILSARSFSLTDIVVAQDPLPFAIVHPVAFLIFLISVTAESKRVPFDIPEAENELVAGFHTEYSGMRFGLFFVGEYINMIILGSMVTVLFLGGWHGPFLPPVVWFTGKVLAVSFVFIWVRGTLPRLRYDQLMHFGWKVLIPLALVNVLATGAILLWLKGS; translated from the coding sequence ATGAACGAGCTGCTGATCACCCTCGCCCTGGTTCTGGTCAAGCTCCTCCTGATCTTCGGCGTCGTCCTCTCCCTGGCCGCCTACCTGGTTCTGGCCGAACGGAGGATTCTCGCCCGCATGCAGCTGCGCCTCGGCCCCAACCGCGTCGGCTTCTTCGGCCTCCTCCAGCCCCTGGCCGACGTGATCAAGCTCCTCACCAAGGAGGATACCGTCCCCGACCGCGCCGACAGGTTTCTCTTCCTCGTCGCCCCGGGGCTGGCGGCGGTCACCGCCCTCCTCGCCTTCGCCGTCGTCCCCTTCGCGCCGCCGCTGGAAATCTTCGGCCGGCAGCTGCCGATGGTCGTCTGCGACCTCAACATCGGCATCCTCTACTTTCTCGGCCTCTCCTCCCTGGCGGTCTACGGCGTCGCCCTCGGCGGCTGGGCGAGCAACTCCAAATACGCCCTCCTCGGCGCCATCCGCGGCCTCGCCCAGCTCATCTCCTACGAGCTCTCCATGGGACTCTCTGTGGTGCCGGTGATCCTCTCCGCCCGCTCCTTCTCCCTCACCGACATCGTCGTCGCCCAGGATCCCCTCCCCTTCGCCATCGTCCACCCCGTCGCCTTCCTGATCTTTTTGATCAGCGTCACCGCCGAATCGAAACGGGTCCCCTTCGACATCCCCGAGGCGGAGAACGAGCTGGTCGCCGGCTTTCACACCGAATACTCGGGGATGCGCTTCGGCCTCTTCTTCGTCGGCGAATACATCAACATGATCATCCTCGGCTCCATGGTCACCGTCCTCTTTCTCGGCGGCTGGCACGGCCCGTTCCTGCCGCCGGTGGTCTGGTTTACCGGCAAGGTCCTGGCGGTCTCCTTCGTCTTCATCTGGGTGCGCGGGACCCTGCCGCGCCTCCGGTACGACCAGCTGATGCACTTCGGCTGGAAGGTCCTCATCCCCCTGGCGCTGGTCAACGTTCTGGCGACGGGGGCGATCCTCCTCTGGCTGAAAGGCTCATGA
- the nuoI gene encoding NADH-quinone oxidoreductase subunit NuoI, which yields MNLWRDIRGTVHPFWVTLRNMLRTPVTIEYPEERRTVSPRCRARIVLTRDPQGEERCVACYLCSAACPVDCISMQAAERADGRRYAAWFRINFSRCIFCGLCAEACPTLAIQMSGDYEMGSRDLLKLVAEKEDLLIDGGGRDNEYDFYRHAGIGVGQVRGAGDEENPPADFRSNLP from the coding sequence ATGAATCTGTGGCGCGACATCAGGGGGACCGTGCACCCCTTCTGGGTGACGCTGCGCAACATGCTGCGCACGCCGGTGACCATCGAGTATCCGGAGGAGCGACGCACCGTCTCCCCCCGCTGCCGGGCGCGCATCGTCCTCACGCGCGACCCGCAAGGGGAGGAGCGCTGCGTCGCCTGCTACCTGTGCTCGGCCGCCTGTCCGGTGGACTGCATCTCCATGCAGGCCGCCGAGCGTGCCGACGGGCGACGCTACGCCGCCTGGTTCCGCATCAACTTCTCCCGCTGCATCTTCTGCGGCCTCTGCGCCGAAGCCTGCCCGACCCTGGCCATTCAGATGAGCGGCGACTACGAGATGGGGAGCCGCGATCTCCTCAAGCTGGTGGCCGAAAAGGAGGACCTCCTCATCGACGGCGGCGGCCGCGACAACGAATATGATTTCTACCGGCACGCCGGGATCGGCGTCGGCCAGGTCCGGGGAGCCGGCGACGAGGAGAATCCGCCGGCCGATTTTCGCTCCAATCTGCCGTAG
- a CDS encoding NADH-quinone oxidoreductase subunit J family protein has protein sequence MATVIFYILGFTALAATAMCITRRNPVHAVIYLVNAFFALALIFYLLGAPLVAAWEIIIYAGAIMVLFLFIIMMLELAPTEELRGPGWLRWGPVVLLGAVLLGCTLLLVVAQPMAGTGDPAYYATPRDFGYALFERYALAVQIVSFQLLFAAVGAYYVGRVERGRR, from the coding sequence ATGGCGACAGTCATCTTCTACATTCTCGGTTTCACGGCGCTGGCAGCGACGGCGATGTGCATCACCCGGCGCAACCCGGTGCATGCGGTGATCTACCTGGTCAACGCCTTCTTCGCCCTGGCCCTGATCTTCTACCTTCTCGGCGCGCCGCTGGTGGCTGCCTGGGAAATCATCATCTATGCCGGGGCGATCATGGTCCTTTTTCTCTTCATCATCATGATGCTCGAACTCGCCCCCACGGAGGAACTCCGCGGCCCGGGGTGGCTGCGCTGGGGACCGGTGGTTCTCCTGGGGGCGGTCCTTCTCGGCTGCACCCTCCTTCTCGTCGTCGCCCAGCCGATGGCCGGAACAGGGGATCCCGCCTATTACGCCACCCCCCGGGATTTCGGCTACGCCCTCTTCGAACGCTACGCCCTGGCGGTGCAGATCGTCTCCTTCCAGCTCCTCTTTGCCGCCGTCGGCGCCTACTACGTCGGCCGGGTCGAAAGGGGGCGCCGATGA
- the nuoK gene encoding NADH-quinone oxidoreductase subunit NuoK, translated as MIVPMAHILAFSAALFIMGLSCVLARRNLIMILIGVEIMLNAVGLTLVGASALWHSVDGQIFVIFLMAMTSAEVAISLAMVVYLSRRRGTITANDFDGMKG; from the coding sequence ATGATCGTGCCGATGGCCCACATCCTTGCCTTTTCCGCCGCCCTCTTCATCATGGGGCTTTCCTGCGTCCTGGCGCGGCGCAACCTGATCATGATCCTCATCGGCGTCGAGATCATGCTCAACGCCGTCGGCCTGACCCTGGTCGGGGCCTCGGCCCTCTGGCATTCCGTCGACGGCCAGATCTTCGTCATCTTCCTCATGGCCATGACCTCGGCGGAGGTCGCCATCTCCCTGGCCATGGTCGTCTATCTGAGCCGCCGCCGCGGAACCATAACCGCCAACGACTTCGACGGGAT